One window of the Janthinobacterium sp. PAMC25594 genome contains the following:
- a CDS encoding DUF1353 domain-containing protein: protein MKDIGWTPNPGQKQYPSVNAPVGFVTDFASIPRAFWSLLPPDGLYTYPAIVHDYLYWEQPVSREQADMIFKFAMQDFQIDKLSIAAIHAGVRLGGGKAWNSNAALKKKGERRILKNFPSDPTMTWAKWKNNPMAF from the coding sequence ATGAAGGACATAGGCTGGACCCCCAATCCAGGCCAAAAGCAATACCCAAGCGTCAACGCACCCGTCGGATTTGTCACCGATTTTGCCAGCATTCCGCGCGCTTTCTGGTCCTTGCTCCCACCGGATGGCCTGTATACCTATCCGGCGATCGTGCATGACTATCTTTACTGGGAGCAACCTGTTTCACGAGAACAAGCAGATATGATTTTCAAATTTGCCATGCAAGACTTCCAGATAGACAAATTGAGCATCGCCGCCATCCACGCCGGGGTAAGGCTCGGTGGCGGCAAGGCCTGGAACAGCAATGCCGCGCTGAAAAAAAAGGGCGAACGACGGATTCTGAAAAACTTTCCTTCCGATCCAACGATGACCTGGGCAAAATGGAAAAACAACCCAATGGCGTTCTAG
- a CDS encoding IS481 family transposase, which translates to MTQALHSRARTTHLIREEIRNSTLPQRELAERYNVSRLTIRKWQNRDSAEDRSHRPHTMHTTLTPAQELVVIALRTTLLLPTDDLLAVAREFVNPALSRGALGRCLRRHGVSSLLKMAALEDDKPVTKKSFKDYEPGFLHMDIKYLPQMLDETERRYLFVAIDRATRWVFMEIYANQSDSSSTDFLLKLKNACPITIVKLLTDNGSQFTDRFTSKKKDPVSGDRIPSGKHVFDVLCKQLVIEHRLIPPRHPQTNGMVERFNGRISEVVNQTRFGSRAELESTLRNYLKIYNHNIPQRALDNATPIQAMKKWQEKKPELFVKRVYNQAGLDN; encoded by the coding sequence ATGACCCAAGCCCTTCACAGCCGAGCCCGCACCACCCACCTGATCCGGGAAGAAATCCGCAACTCGACACTGCCCCAACGGGAGCTTGCCGAGCGCTATAACGTGAGCCGCCTGACGATCCGTAAATGGCAGAACCGCGACAGCGCCGAGGACCGTTCGCACCGGCCCCACACCATGCATACGACGCTGACGCCAGCGCAGGAACTGGTCGTCATCGCGCTACGCACCACCTTGCTTTTGCCCACCGACGACTTGCTGGCGGTGGCGCGTGAGTTCGTCAACCCGGCGCTTTCGCGTGGCGCCCTGGGCCGCTGCTTGCGGCGCCATGGTGTCTCCAGTTTGCTTAAAATGGCCGCACTCGAAGACGACAAACCGGTTACCAAAAAGTCGTTCAAGGACTACGAGCCGGGCTTTTTACATATGGATATCAAGTACTTACCGCAGATGCTCGATGAAACCGAACGCCGTTACCTGTTCGTCGCCATTGACCGCGCCACACGCTGGGTCTTCATGGAAATCTATGCCAACCAGTCCGACAGCAGCAGTACCGACTTCCTGCTCAAACTGAAAAATGCTTGCCCGATCACCATCGTCAAACTACTCACTGACAACGGCAGCCAGTTCACCGACCGTTTTACCAGCAAGAAAAAAGACCCTGTCAGCGGCGACCGTATCCCGAGCGGCAAGCATGTCTTTGACGTGCTGTGCAAGCAATTGGTGATCGAACATCGATTGATTCCGCCGCGTCACCCGCAAACCAACGGCATGGTCGAACGCTTCAATGGCCGTATCAGCGAGGTCGTCAACCAGACTCGTTTCGGCTCCCGGGCCGAACTGGAATCGACGCTGCGCAATTACCTGAAAATCTACAACCACAACATTCCCCAGCGCGCCTTGGATAACGCAACACCGATTCAGGCGATGAAGAAATGGCAGGAGAAAAAGCCGGAATTATTCGTTAAACGCGTATATAACCAGGCCGGTCTTGACAACTAG
- a CDS encoding tellurite resistance TerB family protein translates to MSFDSFLSKLKTKASELKTEALKYKNKDFLNAAMAGSALIAMADGSVSAEEKQKMVKFIESNDALSVFTTTDVIKAFQEYVGQLEFDKDIGEAKAYQALGKMKSNVEASRLLVRMIIAVASSDGNFDANEQRVASKIARELGLTPAEFELQ, encoded by the coding sequence ATGAGTTTCGATTCCTTTCTGTCCAAACTGAAGACCAAAGCCAGCGAACTGAAAACGGAAGCCCTGAAGTACAAGAACAAGGATTTTCTGAACGCCGCGATGGCAGGCTCGGCCCTGATCGCCATGGCCGACGGCAGTGTCAGCGCGGAAGAGAAGCAGAAGATGGTGAAATTTATTGAAAGCAATGATGCGCTGTCGGTGTTTACCACCACGGACGTGATCAAGGCTTTCCAGGAATATGTCGGGCAGCTGGAATTCGACAAGGATATCGGCGAAGCCAAGGCGTATCAGGCGCTGGGCAAGATGAAGTCGAATGTGGAGGCGTCGCGCCTGCTGGTTCGCATGATCATCGCGGTCGCTTCGTCAGACGGTAATTTCGACGCCAACGAGCAGCGCGTGGCCAGCAAGATCGCGCGCGAGCTGGGCTTGACTCCTGCGGAGTTCGAGTTGCAGTAA